The following is a genomic window from Flavobacteriales bacterium.
CGCGGCGCCTTCCTCGCCTTCACCAGGTTGCTCTTCGTCCTCGTGCAGGTCGCTGTCCACCTTGGCCACGGCGGCGATGCGGTCGTTGGAGCGCAGCTCGATCAGGCGCACGCCCTGGGTGGCCCGGCCCAGCTCGCGGAGCTCGTTCACCCGCGTGCGGATGGTGATGCCGCTGCGGTTGATGATCATCAGGTGATCCTCCTCGGTCACATCCTTGATGGCCACCACCTTTCCGGTCTTCTCGGTCACCTGCAGGGTCTTCACCCCCTTGCCGCCGCGGTTGGTCATGCGGTACTCGTACTCCCCGTCCTTGTCCTTGAGCGGGGTGCGTTTGCCGTAACCGTTCTCGCTCACCACAAGCACTTGGCGCGTGCCGGTCTCGGCCTTGTCGATGGTGATCATGCCCACCACCTCGTCGCCATCCTCCAACAGCATGCCCCGCACCCCGCTGGCTCCGCGGCCCATGGGGCGCACGCGGTTCTCCTCGAAGTGGTTGGCCTTGCCCTCGCGGCTGGCCATGATGATGTGGCAGTTGCCGTTGGTGAGGCGCGCCTCCAGCAGCTCGTCGCCCTCGCGGATGCCCACGGCGATGATGCCATTGGCGCGCGGACGGCTGTAGGCCTCCAGGGTGGTCTTTTTGATGATGCCGTTCTTGGTGCACAGCACCACGAAGTGGTTGTTCAGGTAGTCCTCGCTCTTGAGGTCCTTGACGTTGATGTAGGCCAGCACCTTGTCGTCCGCCTCGATCTGGATGAGGTTCTGGATCGCGCGGCCCTTGCTCTGCCGAGTGCCTTCGGGGATGTCGAACACGCGCATCCAGTAGCACCGGCCCTTCTGGGTGAAGATGAGCAGGTAGTTGTGGTTGGTGGCCACGAAGAGGTGCTCCAGGAAGTCCTCCTCACGCGTGGTGCTTCCGCGGCTGCCCACCCCGCCCCGGGTCTGGGTGCGGAACTCGGCCAGCGGTGTGCGCTTGATATAGCCCAGGTGGCTGATGGTGACCACCACGGCGTCGTCGGCGATGAGGTCCTCCATGTTGAGGTCCGCCCCGCTGGCCACGATCTCCGTGCGGCGCTTGTCGCCGTACTTCTCCCTCACCTCGCGCAGCTCGTCCTTGATGATGCCCATCCGCATGCCCTCATCGGCCAGCACGGCCTTCAGGTGGGCGATGAGGGTCATGAGCTCAGCGTGCTCCTCGCGGATCTTGTCGCGCTCCAGGCCGGTGAGGCGCTGCAGGCGCATATCGAGGATGGCGCGGGCCTGGATCTCGGAGAGGCCGAACTCCTTCATGAGTCCGTCGCGGGCTTCGTCAGGGGTCTGGCTGGCCCGGATCAGGGCGATCACGGCGTCCAGGCGGTCCAGCGCGATGAGGAGCCCCTCCAGGATGTGGGCACGCTCCTCGGCCTTGCGCAGGTCGTACTTCGTGCGCCGCACCACCACGTCGTGGCGGTGGTCCACGAAGCGGGCGATCATGTCCTTGAGGTTCAGGAGCATGGGCCGCCCGCCCACCAGCGCGATGTTGTTCACGCTGAAGCTGCTCTGCAGCGCGCTGTACTTGTAGAGCTGGTTGAGCACCACGGTGCCCATGGCCTCACGCTTCACCTCGTAGGCCAGGCGGATGCCGGTGCGGTCGCTGTAGTCGTTGACGTCGCTGAGGCCCTCGATCTTCTTGTCGTTCACCAGGTCGGCCACGCCCTTGTATAGCTGCACGGCCTTGTTGGTCTGGTAGGGGATCTCGGTGCAGATGATGGTCTCCCGCCCGGTGCGCTGGTCCTCCTCGATGTGGCACTTGCCGCGCAGCACGATGCGGCCGCGGCCGGTGGTGTATGCCTCCCGGATGCCGTCAGTGCCGTAGATCACCCCGCCCGTGGGGAAATCCGGGCCCTTGATGTACTGCATCAGGCCGTCGATGTCGATGTCGCGGTCGTCGATGTAGGCGATCGTGGCGTCGCACACCTCGGTGAGGTTGTGGGGCGGCATGTTGGTGGCCATGCCCACAGCGATGCCGGCGGCACCGTTGACGAGCAGCTGGGGGATCCGGGTCGGCATCACGCTCGGCTCCTCCAACGTGTCGTCGAAGTTGGGCCGCATGTCCACGGTCTCCTTGTCCAGGTCGGCCAGCACCTCCTCGGCGATCCTCTTCAGGCGAGCCTCGGTGTAGCGCATGGCCGCCGGGCTGTCCCCGTCGATGCTGCCGAAGTTGCCCTGGCCGTCGACCAGCGGGTAGCGCAGGCTCCAGTCCTGCGCCATGCGCACCATGGCGTCGTACACGCTACCGTCGCCATGGGGGTGGTACTTCCCGAGCACCTCACCGACGATACGGGCGCTCTTTTTGTAGGGGCGATTGCTCAGCACCCCGAGCTCCTGCATGCCGAACAGCACACGGCGGTGCACGGGTTTGAGGCCATCGCGTACATCAGGCAGGGCGCGGCTCACGATCACCGACATCGAGTAGTCGATGTAGGCCGTGCGCATCTCGTTCTCGATGTTGATCGGGACGATCTTCTCTCCGTCGGTCATGGGCTGTCAATTCGTCATTGGCACGGTCCGTGATGAAAGGGGTGCCGAAAAGGGAGCCCGAAAGTACTTCGTTGGAGGGTTCGGGGCCCCCGTATTTTTCCACAGACCGCACAGTTCCTTGTGGATAAAAGCACGATGGCCGGACCGGGGGGCACAAAGCCCGTTGGATAGCTTGCCCCCGGTGCCCATCACCGTACCTTCATCCCACGGACGCACCACCGCCGAACCACCGCATGGACGCCAAATTCTCACCCCGGGTCCGGGACGTCATCACCTTCAGTCGTGAGGAAGCCCTCCGGCTCGGGCACAATTACATCGGCATCGAGCACATCCTGCTCGGCCTCATCCGCGAGGGCGAGGGCAATGCTGTGAAGATCCTCCACCACCTGGACGTGGACCTGGAGGAGCTGCGCCGCTCGGTGGAGGGCAGCATGGAGCCCGCCAGCGCGATGCGCCCGCCGGACAAGGACAAGATCACGCTGATCAAGCAGGCCGAGAAGATGCTGAAGATCACCTTTCTGGAGGCCAAGCTGTTCAAGAGCCCGCACATCGACACTGAGCACCTGCTGCTCAGCATCCTGAAGGACGAGGACAACCTGGCCACCCGCACCCTGCACAAGTTCAACGTGGACTACGAGAGCGTGAAGAACGAAGTGGACGCCATCCTGGCCGGCGGCGGCCCTTCCCCGGCCTCCGGCTCATCCAAAGGGCCCAAGGCCCAGGGCCCGCAGAGCGCTGACGATGATGACGAGGAGAGCGGCAGCGGCTATTCCGGTGGTCAGCGCAAACCCGCCGACAGCAAGAGCAAAACGCCGGTGCTGGACAACTTCGGCCGCGACCTCACCAAGCTGGCCGAGGACGGCAAGCTGGACCCCATCGTGGGCCGTGAGAAGGAGATCGAGCGCGTGAGCCAGGTGCTGAGCCGGCGCAAGAAGAACAACCCCGTGCTGATCGGCGAGCCCGGCGTGGGCAAGAGCGCCATCGCCGAGGGCCTCGCCCTGCGCATCATCCAGCGCAAGGTGAGCCGCGTGCTCTTTGGCAAGCGCATCGTGGCGCTGGACATCGCCAGCCTTGTGGCCGGCACCAAGTACCGCGGCCAATTCGAGGAGCGCATGAAGGCCGTGATGAACGAGCTGGAGAACAGCCCGGACGTCATCCTTTTCATCGACGAGATCCACACCATCGTGGGCGCCGGCGGCGCCAGCGGCAGCCTCGACGCCAGCAACATGTTCAAGCCCGCCCTGGCGCGCGGTGAGATCCAGTGCATCGGCGCCACCACGCTGGACGAATACAGGCAGTACATCGAGAAGGACGGAGCCCTCGAGCGCCGTTTCCAGAAAGTGCTGGTGGAGCCCACGACCGTGGATGAGACCATCCAGATCCTCAACAACATCAAGGAGAAGTACGAGGACCACCACAACGTGAACTACACGCCCGAGGCGATCGAGGCCTGCGTGAAGCTCACCAACCGGTACATCACCGACCGTCACCTGCCGGACAAGGCCATCGACGCGCTGGACGAGGCGGGCAGTCGCGTGCACATCAGCAACATCGTGGTGCCCAAGAACATCCTGGAAGTGGAGGGCAAGATCGAGGAGGTGAAGGAGGAGAAGAACAAGGTGGTGCGCAGCCAGCGCTACGAGGAGGCCGCCAAGTTGCGCGACCGCGAGCGGCAGCTGCAGGAGGAGCTGGAGCGCGCCAAGAAGCAGTGGGAGGAGGAGAGCCGCACCCACCGCACCACCGTGAACGAGGAGAACGTGGCCGAGGTGGTGGCCATGATGAGCGGCATCCCTGTGACGCGTATCGCCGAGAAGGAGAGCGGCAAGCTGCGGCGGATGAAGGAGGAGATGATGGGCAAGGTGATCGGCCAGGACGAGGCGGTGGGCAAGGTGGTGAAGGCCATCCAGCGCAATCGCGCCGGCCTGAAGGACCCCAACCGCCCCATCGGTTCGTTCATCTTCCTGGGCCCCACCGGCGTGGGCAAGACCCAGCTGGCCAAGGAACTGGCGCGGTACCTGTTCGACACCGAAGATGCGCTGGTGCGCGTCGACATGAGCGAGTACATGGAGAAGTTCTCCGTGAGCCGCCTGATCGGAGCACCTCCGGGCTACGTGGGCTACGAGGAGGGCGGACAGCTCACTGAGAAAGTGCGCCGTCGGCCTTACGCCATCATCCTGCTCGACGAGATCGAGAAGGCCCACCCCGATGTGTTCAACCTGCTGCTGCAAGCGCTCGATGACGGCAAGATGACCGATAGCCTCGGCCGTCACATCGATTTCAAGAACACGATCATCATCATGACGTCGAACATCGGAGCGCGCGACCTGGCCGACTACGGCAAGGGCGTGGGCTTCGGCACCACCGCGCGCAGCGAGGCCCAGGAGGAGACCAATCGCGGCATCATCGAGAAGGCGCTCAAGAAGGCCTTCGCCCCGGAGTTCCTCAACCGCATCGACGACATCATCATGTTCAACTCGCTCAAGCGGGAGGACATCCACAAGATCATCGACATCGAGCTGGGGCACCTCTACAAGCGCATCAGCGAGCTGGGCTACGAGCTGAAGCTCACCGATGAGGCCAAGGACTTCCTGGTGGAAAAGGGCTACGACGAGAAGTTCGGCGCACGCCCATTGAAGCGGGCCATCCAGAAATTCATCGAGGACCCGATGGCCGAGGAGATCATCAACCAGGCCATCGAGGAGGGCGACAAGATCGTCGTGGGCCTCAACAAGGAGAAGTCCGACGTGGCCATCAAGGTCACCAAGGGCAAGAAGAAAGTGGGCAAAGGGGAAGGCAGCAGCGACACCAAGGACCTGCCCCCGCCCCGGGCGAATAAGGGTTTTCTCCCATCATGCAGACCGGCCCGCCCCAAGCGGGCCGGTCCGCTTCGGCCCCTACCACTCGCCTCGGTCGGCGCTCTTGCGGAAGCGGGTGCTGAAGCCCAGGCCCACCGTGAGGAAGCCATAGGGCGGCCCTTCGGCCTGCACCGTGCGGCCCGGGAAGCTCTCCAGCCCGAACTTGTCCGGGCTCAGCGTCTGCTCGTCCTGCTCGTAGCCCACCTGCACGCCGAAGGCCAGGTTGTCCGTGGCATGCAGGTAGAAGGTGAACTGGCCGCCCCAGTGCAAACCCGAGGCCTTCACGGTGCGCCGCTCCCCCACCCCGCTGCTGGTGTAGTGGTAGTCGGACAGGCCAGCCTTGGCGGCGAACTCCACGAAGGTGCGGCCGCCGGTGTACTTCTCCCATTGCAGCTTGCCGAACCAGGTGGCACGGACGATCTCGCCGCTGATGCTCTGCGGGGCGAAGGAGCGCTCCTCCAGCCCGAACCAGGTGGCCCGGCCGCCCACGCCCACGCACAGCCCCTTCCAGAACGGATATTGGGCACAGAGGTCGAAACCGCCCACGCTCTCGGTGAGGTCGTTGAACAAGGGCAGGCCCACCGGGACCGGCAACACCAGCGTGCCCTTCAGAGTGAACGACGGCTCGGGCAGGGGTTGGCGCTTTTGCGCGGCGGCGTTCAGCGCGCCTGCGGCAGCGGCGACCAGCAAGAGCGTATGCACCCGGCGTGTCATCCCTGGGCGAGCCGGAAGCGGCGGATGGTTCGTTGGGTATCCGAGGCCATCTGCAGATGGTAGACCCCGTCGGCACGGGCATCCAGCGGTAGCTCCACGGCGTGGTCGCCCGCTTGCAAGGGCTGGTCGGGCCAGCGGTGCAGCTCGTGGTGCGACTGGTCGAGCAGGGCCCACGACATCGACCGGGCCTGGGGCATGCGCACCTGCACCAGCAGGCGGGCCGGGTGATAGGCCACCTGCAGCCCGATGAGCTCGGCATGGCCCGCCACGGGAAGGTCATGCCGCACCACCCGGTCGCGGAAGCGCCGCAAGAGCACCAGCAACAGGAGGATGCTCAGGGTGATGGTGAGGGCGATGCGCAGGTTCTCCATGGCACGGAACGGTCACAGCACGATGAGACCAGGGATGACCGAGGCGCGGTCGTAGCGCTCCACCACTTCGTTCGCGCTCATCATCACCTCGGTGACGGTGAGGCTGAGGTACTTGCCCCCGGTGGAGTACTTGCGCAGAAGCTCCGCCTCGGGCGGGAACAGGGCGGTGACAGCGGCCAAGCGGTCGGCGTCGGGCTCGAAGATGAACTTGTACATGTACACCGAGGGCCACTCGTGCACTTGGTCCAGCCGTTGCCGGAGCCGCTCCTTCACTTCTTCGCTCAGCATGCGCGTACCTTGCAAAGGTAGCCCCGGCCCGGCGATCGAACCGATCGGCACGTGACGTGTACAGGGCTGCGGAACCCATGCGTGCCCTTCCTCTCCTCGTGCTGCTCACCCTGGCCGGTCGGGCCATCGGCCAGGCCGCGCCGGCGCTGCCGGCCCCGGCCAACAACCTGCAGGGACCGTGGAACGAGCGCGACCTCTTGCGCAACAGCAACGCGTGGAACAACGCGGTGAACGAGCGGCCCGCCGATGCTTCGGCGCGCTACCAGTGGTACCAGAACGAACGGCAGGCCGCGCTGGTGAGGGGCAACGGACGGATCACCGCCACCGACGACGCCCGGCTGGAAGAGGCCGCCGACGAGTTGGAGCGCCTCGCACCGGCCAGTGTCGATGCCCATCTCGCCGCCTATTACCAGCACTTCCCGGAGGCCTCGGCCTTCGCCTCGCTGGACGCTGCGCTCGCGCTGGACCGCGCTGCCCCCGACCTGGTGGTGCCCCGGATGACACGGGCCCTACATCAAGGCGATGCCGCAGCCCTGCGGACAGCGGCCGTGGAGCTGCGCGACCGAGGGCTGGTGGCTACGGGCCTGGTGCTGATGGCCGAGGACCTCTTGGCCTCCGTGGACCGCGGCGGCGTACTGCTGCTGGGCGGTGAACTCGACGCCTACCCCGTGATCGCGGCGCAGCAGCACGACGGTCGACGCACGGACGTGCTGGTGGTGGACGCCCGCCTGCTGGCCGTTGCCGACTACCGGGCCCGCGTGTGGCGCGAGGCCGGTGCCACGGGCACAGCACCGGGCACCGTGCAAGCCGTGGTGAACGCCCTTCCGCAGGCCACCGCCCGCCCGGTGCATCTGGCCCTGAGCCTGCCGGCCGAACTGCTGTCCCCCTGGCACGACCGGTCGGCGCTCACCGGCCTCACCCTGCGCGCCGGCGGCAGCGGCGAACCCATCGCCGAGCTGGCCGCCCGGTGGCAACGCATGCACCGCACCGCCGAGGCCGGACCGCTGTCGTGGAACTACCTCGTGGCCGGCAGCGTCCTGCTGCGCCATTACCGCGCCGTGAACGACGAGGCGGGCATGGCCCGCACCGAGCAGGAGCTGCACCGCCTGGCGGAGCGCATCGGGGCCACGAACGAACTCTACCGGCTGGGCGTGCTGCCGCATTGACCATGGGCTCCCTCTTCGGCACCGATCGGCGGAGCGCCAGCGACGAGCGCCTCATGGAGCTCGTGGTGCGCGGCGATGAGCGCGCTTTCGCCGAGCTGTACGACCGCTACCACGGCCGCGTGCTGAACTACTTCCACCGCATGCTGTGGAGCGACCGCGAACGGGCGCAGGACATGCTGCAGGACCTGTTCGCCAAGCTGGCACAGCGGCCGGACCAGTACGACCCGGGCCGGCCGTTCCGCACCTGGTTGTTCAGCGTGGCCAACAACATGTGCAAGAACGAGTACCGCCGCGAGGAGGTGCGCCGCGCGGCGGTGCCCGAGCTGCGGCACAACGGCCGCGCAGTGCAGGAGCCGCACGCCGGCGAGGCCGTGGACCGGGCCCACTTCCGGCGGCGGCTGAACGAGGAGCTCGACCGGTTGGACCCCGACCAGAAGGCCACCTTCGTGATGCGGTACGAGGAGGACCTGGCCATCAAGGAGATCGCGCTGGCTTTCGGCATCTCCGAAGGCACCGTGAAGAGCCGCCTGTTCTACACCCTGAAGAAACTGGCCGACCGCCTCAAGGAGTTCGGCCCGATGCCCCTTCCCCACCATGGACGCGCGTGAGCGATACGACCCCGAGGACCTGGAGGCGCTGTTGAGCGAACGCGCCTTCGACGAGCTGCTGGCCGAGGAGCGGGCCTTCGTGCTGCGGCATGTGGCCGACCGCGCCGAGTACGAAACGCTGCGCGCCACCCTGGCCCAGGTGCGGGCGGAAGGGCGCCCCGGCCCGCCTGTTGCCGCCGATCCGGAGGTGCGAGACCGGGTGCTGGCGGCCTTCCGCGACGCCCGCCGTCCCGCCTGGCGGATCTGGCTCAACAGCGTGGGCACCTGGCTGGCGCCCCCCAGCCCCGCGCAGTACTGGCGTCCGGTGCTGGCCTTCGGCACCCTGGCGCTGCTGATCGCCGTGGGCGTGGCCCTGTGGATGCCGCCGCCGGGGCTGGAACAGGAAGGTCTCGCCGAGTTGAAGCCGGTGGCCCTCCCCACCAAGCCGGAACAGCCCGCGCGCTCCGAGCAGCCCGCCGTGGAGCCCCTGGAGGAACAGAAGACCACCACTACAGGCGTGATGACCGTTGAGCCGACACTGACCGACCACAGTGGTGCGGGCCTCACCAGCGAAGCGTTGGCAGAGGTGCCGACGACCGCGGAGGATGCTGTGACCGGGGTGGCGAACGCCGACTTGGAGTCCCCCGCGGAGGACCTGGCCTTCTCCCGGCAGGCCGCCACCGCTCCGGCCACCACGGCTACGCTGGGTGATGTGAAGCAGGAAATGGACCAAGAGCCCGGCTATTCGCGCGAGGTCACCGCCGCGGAGGTCGCATCGAAGGCCAAGGCTCGTCGCAAAGCCTCGGAGCCCGGCGGTGAAGCCTCTGCTTCCCTGGGCGGGACGAACGCCGACCTGCGGAGCCTGATGCGCGCCGCGTGGTGAGGGCTATTCGATCGTGAAGCGCTGGGTGAGGTCGAGATCGCGCGCCTTCACGCTCAGGACCATGTCCCCCTTCGGGAAGAGGCCCTTGTCCAGCACGCGGACGAGCTCATTGCGCAGGGCGCGGCCCTCTTCGCGGTAGAGCAGCAGGCCGTTGGCGTCGGCGATCTGCAGCACCACGCGTCCGATGCGGCGTTCGGCCGCCAGATGGAGGCGGATAAGGCCGGAAGCGCGGCTGCATTCCACACGTGCCGAGCCGGTGTGCTCGCCACCGCCCGCGCGGGCGCTGAGGCCGGAACCCAACAGCAGCAAGGCCAGAAGAAGGGTGCGCATGCGGCAAAAGTAGGCGCCGCTCCGGCCGGATCCAAATCCCCGAACTCAGGGCTCCCAGCGCCGCACGTAGCCCGACTCGAGCAGGCGATGGCCGGACGCGTCGCTTACCGCGTAGGTGAAGCCGTTGTAGATGCTGAAGGCCCCGAAGGCGCCATCCGCGCGCAGGGCGAGGAAGCCCACCTGATGGCCGTCGATGTTGCCCGAGCGGCGCACGATGCGGTCCACGGCCTGGCGGCAGGCCTCGGTGGGGTCCATCCCCTGGCGCATGAGCTCCACCACGGTGTGGCTGCCGGCGACCCGGATGACAAGCTCGCCCGTGCCGGTGGCGCAGGCGGCACCCACCTCACCATCCACGAAGAGGCCGGCACCGATGATGGGGCTGTCGCCCACCCGGCCGTGGATCTTGTAGGCCATGCCGCTGGTGGTGCAGCTGCCGGCCAGGCGTCCCTGCACATCCACGGCGAGCTGACCGATGGTGTCGTGGTTCTCGATGTTCGCCACGGGCTTGTACTCGCTCTTCACCGCCCACTCCTTCCACTCGGCCTGCACCCCGGGCAGGGTGATGCGGCGATCGGTGAAGCCGTTCTCACGGGCCCAGCGTTCGGCGCCTTCGCCCACCAGCATCACATGCGGGGTGCGTTCCATGACGGCCCTTGCGATGCGCACGGGGTTGGCGAAGTGCTCCACGAAGGCGACGCTGCCGGCCCGGCCGTCGTGGTCCTGCACACAGGCATCGAGGGTCACATGGCCGTCGCGGTCGGGCCGCCCGCCCTGGCCCACACTGCGGTTGGTGAGGTCGTTCTCCACCACGGCCACGCCTTCCACCACGGCGTCGAGCACCGAGCCGCCCGCGCCCAACACCTGCCAGGCCTTGCTGTTGGCGTCGAGGCCATGGTCCCAGGTGCTGATGACGACCGGCGAGCCGGGGGCCGGAGGCGTTGAACGGGCTGCGGCCGGGCGGGCCCAAGGCACCGCCGCAGCCACTGCGGCCGTGGAGGTGATCCGCAGGAAGCGGCGGCGGTCGTTGTCCATCGGTGACAAAGAAAAGAGAAAGGCCCTGCCGAAGCAGGGCCTTTCCCCAAGAAGGTCGTAGGCTTAGTGGGCCACCACGATGCGCTCGCTGAAACGCTTGCCATCGAGTTCCACCGTCACGGTGTAGGCACCGTTGTTCAGGTCGCTCGCGTCGAACTGGTAGATGCGACGGTTCACTTCGGCCAGGCGGTCGCTGTTCACCAGCTTGCCAGCGAGGTCGGTGATCGTCACAAGAGCGGTAGTTTCGACGATATCGAGCGCACGGTGCGACTCAGCCGCAGTGCGAAGAATCATGTGAAGTCAATCCGAGCGTTCCATAGGTTCCCATGGAACCAAACTCCGGTACCCGCGCAGGCCCCAGGAACGGTTGCTGGCGACCACACGTTCCCACCACACGTCCAAGTACTGAGCGTGGTTCCACCCAAGGAAACGTAAACATTAACGATTACTCGTCCAGCTGGCGCAGTGTAGTTAAGGGTACCATTTGCCGCAAGATTGAGCGTTACTGTTGTCGCCTTCGAAGCACAGCTGGTAGCATGAAGGACCTGGACGGAATATGAACAGGTGGTTGCGTTCGTCAAGGACAAGGCACTCTGACCACTGACTGCCAGAGACAGCAATGTGGTACTTAGGAAAACAGCGATGAACTTCATGGTTTGGTGGTTTGGATAATCAAATGTACGCTGCCAACGAACAGCGTCCAAGAACTCACTGATGGTCGAGCTATGGCACTTGCCCTCGGATGACCGTCCGGAATAGCAAGATTAAATGAATTGCGCAGGTCCTCAGCACCCAGAGGAAGCACCACCTCCTTGACAACGCCAGCAGGTAGTCAAATGCACCCTTCAAGTGGCTTCAGCGCGCTGACGGTCATCTTCCAATGGGCTGAGCGCCCTACTTAGGAATGCCCCAGGCTTGTGAGGTGGTGGAATACGGGGTCGCCTAATAAAAACTCTGTTAAGTTTGGAGCGCACAAACAGCATGACCATGAAGCACCTGTACACCATCATCAACAACCTCCCGAAGCTGGCCATCGCCGCCCTGCTTGCCGCTCCCACGATGAGCAACGCCCAGTGCCTCACCTGGGTGAACCCGACCGACTCCAGCGGATGGAGCGACTTCGTATCCACCTTCCAAGGTGCGCCTTGCGCCACCAGCGGCGTGTGTCCTGTGAACGAGATCACGGCATTCCAGGTGTGGGCTGACGAAGCCTATGCGATGACGAACGTTCAGGCTGGGGGTTCATACACCTTCAGCGCATGCAACGGAGTGGGCGGCAGCGCCTGGCCGCTTTCCTTCACGATCATCAACCCCTCCGGAACGCCTGACGCGTTCGGTCTGGACGCTGGTTCATCCTGCGCCTTGACCTGGACCGCGACCGAGACGGGCACTTACCTGATCGTCGTATCCGAACAAGGTGCTTGCGGTACGTCCTCGAACCAGGCCACGGACAACGGGTTCCCCTCGATCACCTGCACCGCCAGCGCGGCCACGGATTGCGCCACCATCGGCATCGACGAGATCGCCGCGCAGGGACCTGTCCTGATCAGCCCGAACCCGACCACGGGTCTGTTCACCGTTACGGTGAGCGCTGAAGCGCGTCGCATCGAGGTCCTCGACCTGAACGGCCGTCTACTACAGGGTGTGACGACCACCCGCACCCTCGGTGGAACCTACCACATGGACCTCTCCGGTCTGGCCGCTGGCACCTACATGGTGCGCACCGACCTGGGTACCACGGTGAACACGCAGCGCATCACGCTGGTGGACTAATCCTGCTCGTTCTCGCGAAGGCCCGCTGTGCGTTGCACAGCGGGCCTTCTGCATTACCAGCCCTACCTTTCCCGCCACCCTTCCCCCATGCGCTCCCCGACCCGCCCCATGGTGGTGCTCACCACCCTGTTCTTCATGTGGGGCTTCATGACGGTGATGAACGACGTGCTGGTGCCGCACCTCAAGGCGGTGTTCACGCTCAGCTACGCGCAGAGCCTGCTGGTGCAGTTCAGCTTCTTCGGCGCTTACTTCCTGGGCTCCCTGGGCTACTACGCGGTGTCACGCAGCAGCGGCGACCCCATCGCGCGGCTGGGCTACAAACGTGCCGTGGTGGCCGGACTGGTGGTGAGCGCGGCCGGCAGCTTGCTGTTCGTGCCGGCCACCTACCTGCATCTGTACGGGATGTATCTGCTGGCCCTGTTCGTGCTGGGCCTGGGCTTCACCCTGCTGCAGATCGCGGCCAACCCCTTCGTGGCCATCATCGGCCCGCCGGAAGGGGCCAGCAGCCGGCTGAACCTGGCGCAGGCCTTCAACTCGCTCG
Proteins encoded in this region:
- a CDS encoding ATP-dependent Clp protease ATP-binding subunit, which encodes MDAKFSPRVRDVITFSREEALRLGHNYIGIEHILLGLIREGEGNAVKILHHLDVDLEELRRSVEGSMEPASAMRPPDKDKITLIKQAEKMLKITFLEAKLFKSPHIDTEHLLLSILKDEDNLATRTLHKFNVDYESVKNEVDAILAGGGPSPASGSSKGPKAQGPQSADDDDEESGSGYSGGQRKPADSKSKTPVLDNFGRDLTKLAEDGKLDPIVGREKEIERVSQVLSRRKKNNPVLIGEPGVGKSAIAEGLALRIIQRKVSRVLFGKRIVALDIASLVAGTKYRGQFEERMKAVMNELENSPDVILFIDEIHTIVGAGGASGSLDASNMFKPALARGEIQCIGATTLDEYRQYIEKDGALERRFQKVLVEPTTVDETIQILNNIKEKYEDHHNVNYTPEAIEACVKLTNRYITDRHLPDKAIDALDEAGSRVHISNIVVPKNILEVEGKIEEVKEEKNKVVRSQRYEEAAKLRDRERQLQEELERAKKQWEEESRTHRTTVNEENVAEVVAMMSGIPVTRIAEKESGKLRRMKEEMMGKVIGQDEAVGKVVKAIQRNRAGLKDPNRPIGSFIFLGPTGVGKTQLAKELARYLFDTEDALVRVDMSEYMEKFSVSRLIGAPPGYVGYEEGGQLTEKVRRRPYAIILLDEIEKAHPDVFNLLLQALDDGKMTDSLGRHIDFKNTIIIMTSNIGARDLADYGKGVGFGTTARSEAQEETNRGIIEKALKKAFAPEFLNRIDDIIMFNSLKREDIHKIIDIELGHLYKRISELGYELKLTDEAKDFLVEKGYDEKFGARPLKRAIQKFIEDPMAEEIINQAIEEGDKIVVGLNKEKSDVAIKVTKGKKKVGKGEGSSDTKDLPPPRANKGFLPSCRPARPKRAGPLRPLPLASVGALAEAGAEAQAHREEAIGRPFGLHRAAREALQPELVRAQRLLVLLVAHLHAEGQVVRGMQVEGELAAPVQTRGLHGAPLPHPAAGVVVVGQASLGGELHEGAAAGVLLPLQLAEPGGTDDLAADALRGEGALLQPEPGGPAAHAHAQPLPERILGTEVETAHALGEVVEQGQAHRDRQHQRALQSERRLGQGLALLRGGVQRACGSGDQQERMHPACHPWASRKRRMVRWVSEAICRW
- a CDS encoding DUF493 family protein — encoded protein: MLSEEVKERLRQRLDQVHEWPSVYMYKFIFEPDADRLAAVTALFPPEAELLRKYSTGGKYLSLTVTEVMMSANEVVERYDRASVIPGLIVL
- a CDS encoding RNA polymerase sigma factor is translated as MGSLFGTDRRSASDERLMELVVRGDERAFAELYDRYHGRVLNYFHRMLWSDRERAQDMLQDLFAKLAQRPDQYDPGRPFRTWLFSVANNMCKNEYRREEVRRAAVPELRHNGRAVQEPHAGEAVDRAHFRRRLNEELDRLDPDQKATFVMRYEEDLAIKEIALAFGISEGTVKSRLFYTLKKLADRLKEFGPMPLPHHGRA
- a CDS encoding N(4)-(beta-N-acetylglucosaminyl)-L-asparaginase, giving the protein MDNDRRRFLRITSTAAVAAAVPWARPAAARSTPPAPGSPVVISTWDHGLDANSKAWQVLGAGGSVLDAVVEGVAVVENDLTNRSVGQGGRPDRDGHVTLDACVQDHDGRAGSVAFVEHFANPVRIARAVMERTPHVMLVGEGAERWARENGFTDRRITLPGVQAEWKEWAVKSEYKPVANIENHDTIGQLAVDVQGRLAGSCTTSGMAYKIHGRVGDSPIIGAGLFVDGEVGAACATGTGELVIRVAGSHTVVELMRQGMDPTEACRQAVDRIVRRSGNIDGHQVGFLALRADGAFGAFSIYNGFTYAVSDASGHRLLESGYVRRWEP
- a CDS encoding T9SS type A sorting domain-containing protein; protein product: MTITDLAGKLVNSDRLAEVNRRIYQFDASDLNNGAYTVTVELDGKRFSERIVVAH
- the gyrA gene encoding DNA gyrase subunit A; the protein is MTDGEKIVPINIENEMRTAYIDYSMSVIVSRALPDVRDGLKPVHRRVLFGMQELGVLSNRPYKKSARIVGEVLGKYHPHGDGSVYDAMVRMAQDWSLRYPLVDGQGNFGSIDGDSPAAMRYTEARLKRIAEEVLADLDKETVDMRPNFDDTLEEPSVMPTRIPQLLVNGAAGIAVGMATNMPPHNLTEVCDATIAYIDDRDIDIDGLMQYIKGPDFPTGGVIYGTDGIREAYTTGRGRIVLRGKCHIEEDQRTGRETIICTEIPYQTNKAVQLYKGVADLVNDKKIEGLSDVNDYSDRTGIRLAYEVKREAMGTVVLNQLYKYSALQSSFSVNNIALVGGRPMLLNLKDMIARFVDHRHDVVVRRTKYDLRKAEERAHILEGLLIALDRLDAVIALIRASQTPDEARDGLMKEFGLSEIQARAILDMRLQRLTGLERDKIREEHAELMTLIAHLKAVLADEGMRMGIIKDELREVREKYGDKRRTEIVASGADLNMEDLIADDAVVVTISHLGYIKRTPLAEFRTQTRGGVGSRGSTTREEDFLEHLFVATNHNYLLIFTQKGRCYWMRVFDIPEGTRQSKGRAIQNLIQIEADDKVLAYINVKDLKSEDYLNNHFVVLCTKNGIIKKTTLEAYSRPRANGIIAVGIREGDELLEARLTNGNCHIIMASREGKANHFEENRVRPMGRGASGVRGMLLEDGDEVVGMITIDKAETGTRQVLVVSENGYGKRTPLKDKDGEYEYRMTNRGGKGVKTLQVTEKTGKVVAIKDVTEEDHLMIINRSGITIRTRVNELRELGRATQGVRLIELRSNDRIAAVAKVDSDLHEDEEQPGEGEEGAANGTEVDTPAPEV